From the Chloroflexus aurantiacus J-10-fl genome, one window contains:
- a CDS encoding response regulator, protein MSYILVVDDNFDNRHIIGQMLQFSGFTVELVADAHSALQIARTRRPGLILMDLSMPGLDGWTATEYVRRDPELHSIPIVAVSGHVTRNDIERAKRAGCVEFLAKPIDYEHLIEVARRYTGQASRSSSHTS, encoded by the coding sequence ATGAGCTATATTCTCGTTGTAGACGATAATTTCGATAATCGCCATATTATTGGACAGATGTTGCAATTCAGTGGCTTTACCGTTGAGCTGGTTGCTGATGCCCATTCTGCACTTCAGATCGCCCGCACGCGGCGTCCAGGTCTTATCTTGATGGATTTATCGATGCCCGGTCTTGATGGCTGGACGGCAACTGAATACGTCAGGCGTGATCCAGAATTACACTCAATCCCGATTGTCGCCGTGAGTGGTCATGTCACCCGCAACGATATTGAACGGGCAAAGCGCGCGGGATGTGTCGAGTTTCTAGCCAAACCGATTGACTACGAACATCTGATTGAGGTTGCCCGTCGCTACACCGGGCAGGCATCTCGTTCATCTTCACACACATCATGA
- a CDS encoding methyltransferase domain-containing protein encodes MDPRLLPLLSCPRHPTVTLTVEQVERVVNGAIVSGRLRCPVCATTYLIKDGILDMIGQHRPTSAAQVVNEVPVAAWAYERTWRPFALSLLSGEQFPLTRELKLITGLAGAERGGLMVDVGCSNGLYARALEHVRRQRGAGGFVVGIDLSMAMLQEAQRRARHEGLSISFIRASAQAMPFADGTVDALVMGGSLNEIGDIPAALSEWRRLLSPQGRGVMMSLVAASTPIGQGIQQLLASGGLQFPSLAELNHYFTAAGLRLRAQWQYGIVVFSVLQ; translated from the coding sequence ATGGACCCTCGACTCTTACCTTTGCTTAGCTGTCCACGCCACCCAACAGTGACGTTGACAGTAGAACAGGTTGAACGTGTAGTCAACGGTGCGATTGTGTCTGGACGGCTACGCTGTCCGGTATGCGCCACGACATACCTGATCAAAGACGGTATTCTCGACATGATCGGTCAACACCGGCCAACCAGTGCTGCGCAGGTGGTCAACGAGGTGCCGGTTGCCGCATGGGCTTACGAACGCACCTGGCGACCATTCGCGCTCAGCTTACTCAGCGGTGAGCAATTTCCCCTTACCCGCGAACTCAAACTGATTACCGGTCTGGCGGGTGCCGAGCGGGGAGGGCTGATGGTTGACGTTGGTTGTAGCAATGGTCTATACGCACGTGCATTGGAACATGTCCGCCGTCAGCGTGGCGCCGGTGGTTTTGTGGTTGGCATTGATCTGAGTATGGCAATGCTCCAGGAAGCACAACGGCGTGCTCGCCACGAGGGGCTGTCGATCAGCTTTATTCGTGCCAGTGCCCAGGCCATGCCCTTTGCCGATGGAACCGTCGATGCGCTGGTTATGGGGGGCAGCTTGAATGAAATCGGCGATATTCCGGCAGCACTATCAGAATGGCGACGGCTCTTGAGTCCGCAAGGACGCGGTGTAATGATGAGCCTGGTTGCAGCATCCACACCGATTGGCCAGGGGATTCAGCAGCTCCTGGCAAGTGGTGGGCTTCAGTTTCCTTCGCTTGCTGAACTGAACCACTACTTCACCGCTGCCGGCCTGCGTCTGCGCGCCCAGTGGCAATACGGGATTGTGGTGTTTAGTGTGCTCCAGTAA
- a CDS encoding acylphosphatase → MDLVRAHVFISGRVQGVSFRAYTRDRAREAQVKGWVRNLSDGRVEAVFEGTRPAVQKLISWCYSGPSQAQVERVEVHWEEPTGKEGIFTIVW, encoded by the coding sequence GTGGATCTTGTTCGTGCTCATGTCTTTATTTCCGGTCGCGTACAAGGGGTGAGTTTCCGGGCGTACACACGCGACCGGGCGCGGGAAGCGCAAGTCAAAGGGTGGGTACGGAACCTGAGCGATGGTCGCGTGGAGGCAGTCTTTGAAGGAACACGACCAGCCGTTCAAAAACTCATCAGTTGGTGCTACAGTGGCCCCAGTCAGGCGCAAGTCGAACGGGTCGAAGTTCACTGGGAAGAGCCGACTGGTAAAGAAGGGATCTTTACCATTGTCTGGTAG
- a CDS encoding lysylphosphatidylglycerol synthase transmembrane domain-containing protein — MGVKRWKLITSALISIGIATLAILNREWIVEAFSLLNEAKHGWLLVALVLIAISYLMSAQVFNLVLHSLGYRIGLLRLWATALTAIIISQSVPAGGVGSYAFLMSYFNRRGIRAGESALLASLETLSYVVAMLLVFSFSLGYFAWRGLEATGASYIAGLVGLSVIGIAIFVLSRSEQTLRQWLGGLQSRVGRLIGKQWSSAWIDRIVADLARGRSLLIHRRRDVMMLVLIQLTALSGHSLAMLIVLHALGTDVSFAVVLAAFGVALVTSTFNVLPGGGGTVEAALVAVLSQMGVGPAAVPAAIIFRLFNYWLAAPIAAICYHWLMHEPVTPLVRSSKVRTSSLEASSHD; from the coding sequence ATGGGAGTCAAACGGTGGAAACTGATTACCAGTGCCCTGATTAGCATCGGTATCGCTACTCTGGCGATCCTTAACCGTGAATGGATAGTAGAAGCGTTCAGCCTTTTGAATGAAGCCAAACATGGCTGGCTCCTGGTGGCGCTGGTGTTGATAGCCATCAGTTATCTGATGAGCGCACAGGTCTTTAATCTCGTGCTCCATTCACTTGGCTACCGCATAGGTCTTCTCCGTCTTTGGGCAACTGCTCTCACTGCGATTATCATCAGTCAGTCGGTACCTGCCGGCGGCGTTGGTAGCTATGCGTTTCTTATGAGCTACTTCAATCGCCGTGGCATTCGTGCCGGCGAATCGGCATTACTGGCTTCCCTGGAGACGCTGAGTTATGTGGTTGCCATGCTGCTGGTCTTCTCGTTTAGCCTCGGCTATTTTGCCTGGCGTGGCCTTGAAGCGACCGGTGCCAGCTATATCGCCGGTCTGGTGGGTCTTTCAGTGATCGGTATTGCGATCTTTGTCCTGAGCCGTAGTGAGCAGACGCTACGCCAATGGCTCGGTGGTCTGCAATCTCGGGTTGGCCGCCTCATCGGTAAGCAGTGGAGTAGTGCCTGGATTGATCGCATTGTTGCCGATTTGGCCCGTGGGCGTAGCCTGCTCATTCATCGTCGCCGTGATGTTATGATGCTGGTTTTGATACAGTTAACTGCCCTCAGCGGTCATAGCCTGGCGATGTTGATCGTGTTGCACGCTCTGGGGACTGATGTCAGTTTTGCGGTGGTGCTGGCAGCGTTCGGGGTGGCACTGGTAACGTCTACATTTAATGTTTTGCCCGGTGGTGGTGGTACGGTTGAGGCTGCGCTGGTAGCCGTGCTGAGCCAGATGGGAGTAGGCCCGGCAGCAGTGCCGGCTGCGATTATTTTCCGTCTCTTCAACTACTGGCTGGCCGCTCCTATTGCCGCAATTTGTTACCACTGGCTGATGCACGAGCCGGTAACACCACTGGTACGCAGTTCAAAAGTGCGCACCAGCTCGTTAGAGGCATCGTCGCA